Proteins encoded together in one Peribacillus asahii window:
- the ribD gene encoding bifunctional diaminohydroxyphosphoribosylaminopyrimidine deaminase/5-amino-6-(5-phosphoribosylamino)uracil reductase RibD, producing MNTDQYYMQLALDLAKSARGKTHPNPLVGAIIVKDGVIAGTGIHRKAGEPHAEVHAFRMAGDYAKGATLYVTLEPCSHYGKTPPCANLVKESGVSRVVVAMQDPNPEVAGRGIELLRNAGIEVEVGVLEQEAKRLNEVFIHNMLKNRPFVISKFAMTLDGKLATHTGHSKWITGEQSRYAVHQLRNEVDGILVGVGTVLADNPSLTTRLPEGGSKNPVRVILDSELRTPLDAVVVHTHEAKTIIVTTDKADRTKLEALQAKGVEFIFVAKTESGLDLEAMLAELYKKGITELLVEGGGEVNASFLRAGLIDKYFIYIAPKLLGGRNSLTPFTGLDVDSMDEAWNVTFDKVDTFGEDLRITAYPNQGEDR from the coding sequence ATGAATACAGATCAGTATTATATGCAGCTGGCACTAGATTTAGCCAAAAGTGCGAGAGGGAAAACCCATCCAAATCCGCTTGTTGGAGCGATTATTGTGAAAGATGGTGTTATTGCCGGGACAGGTATCCATCGAAAAGCAGGTGAGCCGCATGCGGAGGTTCATGCGTTTCGAATGGCAGGGGATTATGCGAAAGGTGCAACTTTGTATGTCACATTAGAGCCTTGCTCACATTATGGTAAAACACCTCCTTGTGCGAATCTTGTAAAAGAATCGGGTGTGAGCCGTGTTGTAGTCGCTATGCAAGATCCGAATCCAGAAGTGGCTGGACGAGGGATTGAATTGTTACGAAATGCCGGAATTGAAGTCGAAGTCGGTGTGTTAGAGCAAGAAGCAAAACGTTTGAATGAAGTGTTTATCCACAATATGCTTAAAAACCGTCCATTTGTTATTTCTAAATTTGCAATGACATTAGATGGGAAGTTAGCGACACATACGGGGCATTCTAAATGGATTACAGGTGAACAATCCCGCTATGCCGTTCATCAGCTTCGTAATGAAGTAGACGGCATCTTAGTTGGAGTGGGTACGGTGTTAGCTGATAATCCATCTTTGACGACTCGTCTTCCTGAAGGCGGTAGCAAGAATCCGGTGCGTGTTATTTTAGACAGTGAATTGCGTACACCGCTTGATGCTGTTGTAGTTCATACACATGAAGCGAAGACTATCATTGTAACAACGGACAAAGCTGATCGAACAAAGCTTGAGGCACTGCAGGCAAAAGGTGTGGAGTTTATTTTCGTTGCTAAAACAGAATCGGGACTGGATTTAGAAGCTATGCTTGCTGAGCTCTATAAAAAAGGCATTACGGAACTTTTAGTCGAAGGTGGCGGAGAAGTGAATGCTTCATTTTTAAGAGCTGGTTTGATTGATAAATATTTTATTTATATTGCTCCCAAGTTACTTGGAGGTCGAAATTCGTTAACGCCATTTACCGGACTTGATGTAGATAGTATGGATGAGGCATGGAATGTAACTTTTGATAAAGTTGATACATTCGGTGAGGACCTGCGTATTACCGCTTATCCGAATCAAGGTGAGGATAGATGA
- a CDS encoding transglycosylase domain-containing protein produces the protein MRKFLGSLFIFSLIPLVTGLIFLASQEWNKAESVQKVLDDNISIDTIQLEETSYMTDNQGKIISEISLAKNRVNLSDEEIPTFLKDLFVTIEDRQFYHHEGIDAVAISRAVLVNSQSTSIEQGASTITQQLARNVYLTHERTYDRKITELLYAYQMERLFSKEEILDLYINAIYFNNGTYGIEAASQFYFNTSAKKLSKAQLAFLAAIPNNPERYNPLKHFKATKNRQERILRQMVEAEFLSEKQYKKLVQEKITLNVRTKVDNYPDYVTYVHHELKQLVAAREGLTARLASKDQTVRKQAEKQLQTKVTKLLNSGVTIHTALDPHLQTTAKQALNNGIAYGDIEGAAVVIQHNTQELVSLIGGKNYKKNSFNRAYQSYRQPGSAIKPLLVYAPYIEKTGASVYSQVSGANYCKNGYCPQNYGGATYGMVPLKTAFARSYNTPAVRLLDATGIETSFEYLDAFQFEQVSERDHLLTAAVGGFTYGMSPLELTRAFTSFYDGSYQPARAIVKVTDREGKTLYKWKDKQKQVWSPSTVAKMRELLHEVTVRGTAKAAYFPTGYIGGKTGTTNGVKDIWFVGLTDSYTTGVWVGRDKPSSIESIYYSSPHVRIWRNISQQAEAR, from the coding sequence ATGCGCAAGTTTCTTGGCTCTCTCTTTATCTTTTCCCTTATCCCTCTTGTAACAGGATTAATCTTTTTAGCCTCTCAAGAGTGGAACAAGGCTGAAAGCGTTCAAAAAGTACTCGATGACAATATTTCTATCGATACGATTCAGTTAGAAGAAACAAGTTATATGACAGACAACCAAGGCAAGATTATTAGTGAAATATCGTTAGCGAAAAATCGGGTAAATCTAAGTGACGAAGAAATTCCAACGTTTTTAAAGGATTTATTTGTCACTATAGAAGATCGACAATTTTATCATCATGAAGGCATTGATGCTGTAGCGATTAGCCGTGCAGTTCTTGTAAATAGTCAGAGCACCTCCATCGAACAAGGCGCAAGTACAATTACCCAGCAGCTCGCTCGAAATGTGTATTTGACACATGAAAGAACATACGACCGAAAAATCACTGAGCTGCTCTACGCCTATCAAATGGAACGATTGTTTTCGAAAGAAGAGATTCTAGACTTGTACATCAATGCAATTTACTTTAACAACGGCACATATGGCATTGAAGCCGCTTCTCAATTTTATTTCAATACATCTGCTAAGAAGCTATCAAAGGCCCAATTAGCCTTTTTAGCAGCGATCCCGAATAACCCCGAGCGCTATAATCCGCTCAAGCATTTTAAAGCGACGAAAAATCGACAAGAGCGCATTTTACGACAAATGGTTGAAGCAGAGTTTTTATCTGAGAAACAGTACAAAAAGCTTGTTCAAGAAAAAATCACCTTAAACGTTCGTACAAAAGTGGATAACTATCCAGACTATGTGACGTATGTGCACCATGAACTAAAGCAATTAGTAGCTGCTAGAGAAGGATTGACAGCAAGGCTTGCGAGCAAGGACCAAACTGTACGTAAACAAGCAGAAAAACAACTACAAACTAAAGTTACAAAACTATTAAACTCTGGAGTAACTATCCATACAGCTCTTGATCCACACTTGCAAACAACTGCCAAGCAAGCGCTAAATAACGGAATCGCTTACGGTGATATTGAAGGAGCTGCCGTCGTTATACAACATAATACGCAGGAGCTTGTCTCTTTGATTGGGGGAAAGAATTATAAAAAAAATTCTTTCAATCGCGCTTATCAAAGCTACCGTCAACCAGGCTCTGCTATTAAACCATTGCTCGTTTATGCACCGTATATCGAAAAAACGGGGGCCTCTGTATACTCCCAAGTAAGCGGGGCTAATTATTGTAAAAACGGCTATTGTCCACAAAACTATGGAGGAGCAACCTATGGCATGGTTCCTTTAAAAACAGCATTTGCTCGTTCTTATAATACACCAGCTGTTCGTCTCCTTGATGCAACAGGCATTGAGACAAGTTTCGAATATCTAGATGCATTTCAATTTGAACAAGTGAGCGAACGAGATCATCTCTTAACAGCTGCTGTTGGTGGCTTCACCTATGGAATGAGCCCACTCGAACTAACTCGCGCCTTTACATCCTTTTATGACGGCAGCTATCAGCCTGCTCGGGCTATTGTTAAAGTAACAGACCGCGAAGGTAAAACTCTTTATAAATGGAAAGACAAACAAAAGCAAGTCTGGAGCCCATCAACCGTCGCAAAAATGCGTGAACTATTACATGAAGTAACCGTTAGAGGTACGGCAAAAGCAGCTTATTTTCCAACCGGTTATATCGGCGGCAAAACAGGAACAACAAACGGTGTAAAAGATATATGGTTTGTTGGTTTAACAGACAGCTATACGACAGGTGTTTGGGTTGGTCGAGATAAACCTTCTAGTATTGAATCGATTTACTACTCCTCACCACATGTTCGTATTTGGCGTAATATTAGCCAACAAGCAGAAGCAAGATAG
- a CDS encoding FAD-dependent monooxygenase, producing MMYHSDVCIVGAGPGGALLAYLLAKKNVSVILIERYAGMGKAFRGEHLNEEGEAILKKHGLFSAVEELGLLRMKQLEYWQAGQLVKKILPDSKVGHLGIHVPQAHLLKVLVKESQKYDSFTLLMNTKVTELLEDETGRYNGVKAIKDGKEIVVRSKLVIGADGRYSTVRKKADIDVTVRKHGYDLLWARIPAPIGWEPAIKMALINGKQLSLFTQALGFIQIGWNIEQGSYPQLRKQPFQPFIDQLVQAFPVLKDSVLQNIRSWEDFVLLDVYSSSSEMWGKHGVALIGDAAHTMTPTGAFGLNSAMKDADVLAELINKDYIAELDLLNCATIRKEEVAKLQAIQIEKEESFASQFVVLA from the coding sequence ATGATGTATCACAGTGATGTATGTATTGTCGGTGCTGGTCCAGGTGGCGCTTTACTTGCATATTTATTAGCGAAGAAAAATGTTTCTGTTATTTTGATTGAACGTTATGCAGGGATGGGGAAGGCGTTTCGTGGCGAGCATTTAAATGAAGAGGGCGAAGCGATTTTAAAGAAACATGGTTTATTCTCGGCCGTTGAGGAATTAGGATTATTACGCATGAAGCAATTGGAATATTGGCAGGCTGGTCAATTGGTGAAAAAAATCCTTCCAGACTCAAAAGTTGGCCATTTAGGTATTCATGTGCCTCAAGCTCATTTATTAAAAGTATTAGTAAAAGAATCACAGAAATATGATTCCTTCACTTTATTGATGAATACAAAGGTAACTGAGTTATTAGAAGATGAAACAGGACGTTATAATGGCGTTAAAGCGATAAAAGACGGCAAAGAGATTGTTGTAAGAAGTAAACTTGTTATTGGAGCGGATGGACGATATTCAACAGTACGGAAAAAAGCCGATATTGATGTAACGGTTCGAAAGCATGGCTATGATTTGCTTTGGGCGAGAATCCCAGCACCAATCGGTTGGGAGCCTGCTATTAAAATGGCGCTTATTAACGGAAAGCAGCTATCTTTATTTACACAAGCTTTAGGATTTATCCAAATTGGCTGGAATATTGAACAAGGCTCTTATCCACAGTTGCGGAAGCAGCCGTTTCAACCATTCATTGACCAACTTGTGCAAGCCTTCCCGGTGCTAAAAGATTCTGTTTTGCAGAATATTCGCTCATGGGAAGACTTTGTTTTATTAGATGTATATAGCAGTTCCTCTGAAATGTGGGGGAAACATGGTGTTGCTTTGATTGGGGATGCTGCACATACGATGACTCCGACTGGTGCTTTTGGTTTAAATAGTGCTATGAAGGATGCAGATGTATTAGCAGAATTAATCAATAAAGACTATATTGCGGAGCTGGATTTACTTAATTGTGCTACAATCCGGAAAGAAGAAGTAGCAAAATTACAAGCGATACAAATTGAGAAGGAAGAGTCTTTTGCTTCGCAATTTGTGGTGTTAGCTTAG
- a CDS encoding peptidylprolyl isomerase gives MTNFPQLTTEVQANEKAVLMQTTLGDIKIKLFPEVAPKAVENFLTHAENGYYEGIIFHRVIKDFMIQGGDPTGTGMGGESIWGAPFEDEFAMNAFNIRGALSMANAGPGTNGSQFFIVQAPHVDVRMGEQMKQAGYPEEMIKAYMEQGGTPWLDHKHTVFGQVIEGMDVVDAITNVETTYGDKPAEDVVIKKITIL, from the coding sequence ATGACGAATTTTCCACAATTAACAACAGAAGTGCAAGCAAATGAAAAAGCAGTGTTGATGCAAACAACACTTGGGGATATCAAAATTAAATTGTTCCCGGAAGTAGCTCCAAAAGCAGTTGAAAACTTCTTAACGCATGCTGAGAACGGCTACTATGAAGGGATTATTTTCCACCGTGTTATTAAAGATTTTATGATTCAAGGTGGGGATCCAACTGGTACTGGTATGGGTGGAGAAAGTATTTGGGGTGCTCCTTTTGAAGATGAATTCGCTATGAATGCATTCAATATTCGCGGTGCGCTTTCTATGGCAAATGCAGGCCCTGGTACAAACGGAAGCCAATTCTTTATTGTACAAGCTCCGCATGTAGATGTACGTATGGGAGAGCAAATGAAGCAAGCTGGGTACCCAGAAGAAATGATTAAAGCATACATGGAACAAGGCGGTACACCATGGTTAGACCACAAACATACTGTTTTTGGACAAGTTATTGAAGGCATGGATGTCGTAGATGCTATCACAAATGTGGAAACAACATATGGTGACAAACCGGCAGAAGATGTTGTGATTAAAAAAATTACAATTTTATAA
- a CDS encoding DUF5366 family protein, giving the protein MKNTYFFGYFPFITVVLFSLSFGLYCEIKLLDLFDSLGLYQGMLEFFSETGIKIALLVVMFLVFFMLFSALKLLLDTMVEMSLLLFSKDSDGTGLKSIRMGTIIYVVGATVSLVSTQSIMGLLVIFLLTNVAAFIYFVYKISTNLSLLGLIGLIFFHIFIWSIFLLVVAYSVLKLYNSIINSLPI; this is encoded by the coding sequence ATGAAGAATACATATTTTTTCGGTTATTTTCCGTTTATTACGGTTGTATTATTTAGTTTATCGTTTGGGCTTTATTGTGAAATAAAGTTGTTAGATTTATTTGATAGTTTAGGGCTTTATCAAGGAATGTTGGAATTTTTTTCGGAAACAGGTATTAAAATAGCTTTATTAGTTGTAATGTTTCTTGTTTTCTTCATGCTGTTTTCGGCATTAAAGCTACTTTTGGATACGATGGTTGAAATGTCTTTGCTGCTTTTTTCGAAGGATTCGGATGGAACGGGCTTAAAGAGTATTCGAATGGGGACGATTATTTATGTAGTTGGTGCTACAGTGTCTTTAGTAAGTACTCAGTCAATTATGGGGCTGCTCGTCATTTTTCTCTTAACAAATGTCGCCGCTTTCATTTATTTTGTGTATAAAATTTCAACAAACTTAAGTTTGTTAGGATTAATTGGTTTAATCTTCTTTCATATTTTCATATGGTCAATCTTTTTATTGGTTGTCGCATACTCTGTATTAAAACTTTATAACAGCATAATTAATAGTTTACCTATTTAA
- a CDS encoding leucyl aminopeptidase gives MFTVHGTLDLTKHEECLLIGIFDQPNKFTEVGQAADKKMNGQLTELVKEGEISAKKKSITTIHTLGMIAAKKLIFVGLGKKKDLTFEELREAFGKVSKAIQASRATSLSVALDTFTTEKVDELDAAHAFAEAFMLATYKFNGYKQKSNQVEKSVKSFTIYSEGDKEEIGASLHVGRVFGKATNSARTLVNTPGNLLTSTDLADYARQLADRYNFEVEILEKEDMLKLGMGALLAVNQGSNEPPKMIVLKYQGREDWKDVIGLVGKGITFDTGGYSLKTKTGIVGMKTDMGGAAAVLGAMEIIGELGPEQNVVAVIPSTDNMISGEAFKPDDVITSMNGKTIEVLNTDAEGRLVLADAVTYAKHHGAEYLVDVATLTGGVITALGNDMTGAMTNHEAFFEQVLQASYEAGEPMWRLPITEKDKERVRNSKIADLNNSPGGAGHAIMGGAFIGEFAEETPWVHLDIAGTSTTISVNDLGTAGATGVMTRTLALLVERFEAENN, from the coding sequence ATGTTCACAGTTCATGGGACGCTTGATTTAACGAAACATGAGGAGTGCTTGTTAATTGGAATATTTGATCAACCAAATAAGTTCACTGAAGTTGGTCAGGCAGCGGACAAGAAAATGAATGGGCAGTTAACCGAGTTAGTAAAGGAAGGTGAGATTTCAGCAAAGAAAAAGTCGATTACGACGATACATACGTTAGGCATGATTGCTGCCAAGAAGCTAATCTTTGTTGGTCTTGGAAAGAAAAAAGACTTAACATTTGAAGAGCTTCGCGAAGCGTTTGGAAAAGTAAGTAAAGCTATTCAAGCTTCTCGGGCGACCTCACTTTCTGTTGCTTTAGATACGTTTACGACAGAGAAAGTGGATGAGTTAGATGCAGCGCACGCTTTTGCAGAAGCTTTTATGCTTGCGACCTATAAATTCAATGGTTATAAGCAAAAGTCGAATCAAGTAGAGAAGTCTGTCAAATCGTTTACTATATACAGTGAAGGGGATAAGGAGGAAATTGGTGCCTCTTTACATGTTGGACGAGTGTTTGGGAAAGCGACGAATTCGGCACGTACGCTTGTGAATACACCAGGAAATTTGCTAACATCAACAGACTTGGCTGATTATGCTAGACAGTTAGCTGATCGTTATAATTTTGAAGTGGAAATTCTTGAGAAGGAAGATATGCTTAAATTAGGTATGGGGGCGCTTTTAGCTGTGAATCAAGGGTCGAATGAGCCGCCAAAGATGATTGTGTTAAAGTATCAAGGAAGAGAAGATTGGAAAGATGTAATTGGGTTAGTTGGAAAGGGCATTACGTTTGATACGGGCGGTTATTCGTTAAAAACAAAAACAGGTATTGTTGGAATGAAAACAGATATGGGCGGTGCAGCAGCTGTACTAGGTGCAATGGAGATTATCGGTGAACTAGGACCTGAACAAAATGTTGTGGCTGTTATTCCATCAACAGATAATATGATTAGCGGGGAAGCGTTTAAACCGGATGATGTGATTACTTCAATGAACGGAAAAACGATTGAAGTGTTAAATACGGATGCAGAAGGACGGCTTGTGCTAGCGGATGCTGTTACGTATGCGAAGCATCATGGAGCTGAGTATTTAGTCGATGTAGCGACATTGACAGGTGGCGTGATTACGGCATTGGGGAATGATATGACAGGTGCAATGACGAATCATGAGGCGTTTTTTGAACAAGTGCTGCAAGCATCTTATGAAGCTGGAGAACCAATGTGGCGGCTGCCTATTACAGAAAAAGATAAAGAGCGCGTGCGCAATAGTAAAATTGCTGACTTGAATAATTCTCCGGGTGGAGCAGGTCACGCTATTATGGGCGGTGCATTCATTGGTGAATTTGCTGAAGAAACACCATGGGTTCATCTGGATATCGCCGGGACATCTACAACAATCAGTGTGAACGACTTAGGAACAGCAGGAGCAACAGGAGTAATGACACGTACATTGGCATTACTCGTTGAGCGATTTGAGGCAGAGAATAACTGA
- a CDS encoding GTP cyclohydrolase II — protein MKITKETKELLIDKMQMIQTPGKADLCLVGPVRLPVQQQDLEVTFQWYTWHSLEGGVNTKEAVLDSLATANLAFGQQSSVLVYGDFANSDDALIRMHSICHTGDIFGSQRCDCGYQLHQSMKMIAEHGCGAIFYLADHEGRGIGLFSKSFAYLLQQEGYDTVEANHALGFEDDTRSYEDAIRVLETLREKPVTLITNNPKKLAALQEHGLTANHHIPLWGGLTEYNRFYLDTKVQKSGHMRQENSTLIG, from the coding sequence ATGAAAATAACAAAAGAAACGAAAGAACTTTTAATAGATAAGATGCAAATGATTCAAACACCTGGAAAAGCAGACTTGTGTCTAGTTGGTCCAGTTCGATTGCCGGTTCAACAGCAAGATTTAGAAGTTACTTTTCAGTGGTATACATGGCATTCATTAGAGGGCGGTGTTAACACAAAAGAAGCTGTTCTTGATTCGCTTGCAACTGCGAACTTAGCCTTTGGCCAGCAGTCATCAGTTCTTGTATATGGTGACTTTGCCAATTCGGATGATGCTTTGATTCGAATGCACAGCATTTGTCATACAGGTGATATTTTTGGCAGTCAGCGTTGTGATTGTGGCTATCAGCTTCATCAATCGATGAAAATGATTGCAGAGCATGGCTGTGGAGCTATTTTTTACTTAGCCGACCATGAAGGACGAGGAATTGGTTTGTTTTCTAAATCATTTGCTTACCTTTTACAACAAGAAGGATACGATACGGTTGAAGCGAATCATGCACTTGGATTTGAAGATGATACGCGCTCGTATGAAGATGCAATTCGCGTGTTAGAGACGTTAAGAGAAAAGCCTGTTACACTTATTACAAATAATCCGAAAAAGCTTGCTGCTTTGCAAGAGCACGGATTAACCGCTAATCATCATATCCCACTATGGGGCGGATTAACAGAATACAATCGTTTCTATTTAGATACGAAGGTTCAGAAATCAGGGCATATGCGTCAGGAGAACTCTACTTTGATAGGATAA
- a CDS encoding kinase-associated lipoprotein B, giving the protein MPVVEVKIGEIVTAINKTGKYIGEVTEDRESAYLVRILAVLKHPMQGDLHNPRQTEVTMFHQRRALAYREQTNVPKNMVKPYEGEIPDYQASLREAVTTMKEALTKEETDFNKLSLRQLEELEADYFK; this is encoded by the coding sequence ATGCCAGTAGTTGAAGTAAAAATTGGAGAAATTGTAACAGCCATTAATAAAACAGGAAAATATATCGGAGAGGTCACTGAAGATCGCGAAAGTGCCTATCTAGTCCGCATTTTAGCTGTTTTAAAACATCCGATGCAAGGGGATCTGCACAATCCAAGACAAACAGAAGTGACCATGTTCCATCAACGTCGTGCTCTTGCTTATCGAGAACAAACGAATGTCCCTAAAAACATGGTCAAGCCATATGAAGGGGAAATTCCAGATTACCAAGCCTCATTACGAGAAGCTGTAACAACGATGAAGGAAGCTCTCACTAAAGAGGAGACAGACTTTAACAAACTTAGCCTACGGCAACTTGAAGAGTTAGAAGCAGATTATTTTAAATAA
- a CDS encoding 5' nucleotidase, NT5C type — protein sequence MKFGFDIDDTLIDLRGYAFQLYNQKLNQNVSLDVLQTINTLEIHKAFGLTGEEGGKLWNSLADEIYYSGCPIFEGALDMLQELDREGHEIFYITARKKEHSERTKQWLIKHGFPFREDHFYCGMKDQEKIEIILDLQLDYYFDDKPAVLETLLEIPTKVYAKDNPYNQKVKVPRLKDWSELKAILAQ from the coding sequence GTGAAATTTGGCTTTGATATTGATGATACGCTTATTGATTTACGAGGATATGCGTTTCAATTATATAATCAGAAATTGAATCAAAATGTAAGTTTAGATGTGTTACAAACAATTAACACATTGGAGATTCACAAAGCGTTTGGTTTGACTGGAGAAGAGGGCGGCAAGCTGTGGAATAGTCTAGCGGATGAAATTTATTATTCAGGGTGTCCAATTTTTGAAGGGGCACTAGATATGTTACAAGAGCTCGACCGTGAGGGGCATGAGATTTTTTATATTACAGCAAGAAAGAAAGAACATAGTGAACGCACGAAACAGTGGTTAATTAAACATGGCTTTCCTTTTCGAGAGGACCATTTTTATTGTGGAATGAAGGATCAGGAAAAGATAGAAATCATTCTGGACTTACAATTAGATTACTATTTTGATGATAAGCCAGCAGTGCTAGAAACATTATTAGAGATTCCAACAAAGGTTTATGCAAAAGACAATCCATACAATCAAAAGGTAAAAGTTCCGAGATTGAAAGATTGGTCGGAATTAAAGGCTATTTTAGCGCAATAA
- a CDS encoding hotdog fold thioesterase, which produces MERNVEGTLMNSLGIEIKELSEGKVIATMPVDERTRQPFGLLHGGASVALAETVASVGGFYLVDQTKEAVVGLEINANHIRGKRSGQVIAEGTILHRGRKTMVWDVKIRDEQDKLICVSRCTLAVVSQ; this is translated from the coding sequence ATGGAAAGAAATGTAGAAGGAACTTTAATGAATTCATTAGGGATTGAAATTAAAGAGTTAAGTGAGGGGAAAGTAATTGCGACAATGCCAGTGGATGAAAGAACAAGGCAGCCGTTTGGATTATTGCACGGAGGTGCATCTGTCGCCCTTGCAGAAACGGTAGCGAGCGTTGGGGGTTTTTATCTGGTGGATCAAACAAAGGAAGCAGTAGTCGGTCTAGAAATCAATGCTAATCATATAAGAGGAAAACGTTCAGGGCAGGTCATTGCGGAAGGAACCATTCTTCACCGCGGCCGCAAAACAATGGTTTGGGACGTAAAGATTCGCGATGAACAAGACAAACTCATTTGTGTTTCTCGATGTACATTGGCAGTTGTGTCACAGTGA
- a CDS encoding yteA family sporulation protein translates to MQPNQLNEFKHQLEQMKQEVEPSLRQEFDLLRSHGHDAVGELSSYDNHPADDATELYEREKDMALYEHARQELDEINHALKAIDSGSYGTCEVCGKAIPTERLQAIPTTTFCVEHSPSQQTSHNRPIEEEVLMPPFGQFDFDNRKESVAYDAEDTWQEVASYGTSESPSDFIRPPADYEDTYVESDENIGYVEDYENFAAVDITGKNIMIYPNTQHEQLEEELDEAGMMTPFGDLPRYEKDPYVE, encoded by the coding sequence ATGCAACCGAATCAACTCAACGAGTTCAAACACCAATTGGAGCAAATGAAGCAAGAAGTAGAACCGTCATTGCGTCAAGAATTTGATTTATTAAGAAGTCATGGTCATGATGCGGTAGGAGAGCTATCAAGTTATGATAATCATCCAGCAGATGATGCGACAGAGCTTTATGAGCGAGAGAAGGATATGGCGTTATATGAGCATGCAAGGCAGGAATTAGATGAAATTAATCATGCTTTAAAGGCGATAGACAGTGGGAGTTATGGGACATGTGAGGTTTGTGGAAAAGCCATTCCGACAGAGCGTTTACAAGCCATTCCGACTACGACGTTTTGCGTGGAACATAGTCCTTCACAGCAGACATCGCATAATCGGCCGATTGAGGAAGAGGTGTTAATGCCGCCTTTTGGGCAGTTTGATTTTGATAATCGTAAAGAATCTGTCGCCTACGATGCAGAGGATACATGGCAGGAAGTAGCTAGCTACGGAACATCAGAGAGCCCATCAGATTTTATTCGTCCACCAGCCGATTATGAAGATACGTATGTGGAATCAGACGAAAATATTGGCTATGTGGAAGACTATGAGAACTTCGCTGCGGTTGATATAACAGGGAAAAATATTATGATTTATCCGAATACGCAGCATGAGCAATTAGAGGAAGAGTTGGACGAGGCTGGAATGATGACACCATTTGGAGATTTGCCGCGATATGAGAAAGATCCATATGTAGAGTAA
- the kapD gene encoding 3'-5' exonuclease KapD: MEKQHYVFIDFEFTMPEGRGNPVGFYPEIIEVGFVSVVNDSVKEQFSSFVAPSKFKTLTNRCKKFLSVHQSQVESGMPFTELVDLFKKMEADYPMTTVVTWGNMDMKVLKQNCQKAGVEFPFKGKQVDLCMDYKRFFGDQNQTGLWKAVQAYGKEGTGKHHRALDDALTTYNIFKLIEKDKSYMKKHEPTTIGDRIDLSKVLNHLAL; this comes from the coding sequence ATGGAGAAACAGCACTATGTCTTTATTGACTTTGAATTTACGATGCCAGAAGGGAGAGGGAATCCGGTTGGATTTTATCCGGAAATCATTGAAGTTGGTTTTGTATCCGTTGTAAATGATTCCGTCAAAGAGCAGTTTTCTTCATTTGTTGCTCCAAGTAAGTTTAAAACATTAACGAATCGGTGCAAGAAATTTTTGAGTGTTCATCAAAGTCAAGTTGAAAGCGGCATGCCTTTTACGGAGCTAGTCGATTTGTTCAAGAAAATGGAAGCGGATTATCCAATGACGACAGTCGTTACGTGGGGAAATATGGATATGAAAGTGTTGAAACAAAATTGCCAAAAGGCAGGAGTAGAGTTTCCATTTAAGGGAAAACAAGTTGACTTATGTATGGATTACAAACGGTTCTTCGGTGATCAAAACCAAACTGGTTTGTGGAAAGCTGTACAGGCTTACGGAAAAGAAGGGACAGGCAAACATCATCGTGCGCTTGATGATGCTTTAACGACGTATAATATTTTTAAATTGATTGAAAAGGATAAAAGTTATATGAAGAAACATGAGCCAACAACGATTGGTGACCGTATTGATCTATCTAAAGTATTAAATCATTTAGCGTTATAA